In Cololabis saira isolate AMF1-May2022 chromosome 4, fColSai1.1, whole genome shotgun sequence, one DNA window encodes the following:
- the LOC133442083 gene encoding zinc finger protein ZFP2-like, producing MTHTGDKPFTCDQCGAAFTQQSTLRTHQRIHTGDKPFTCDQCGAAFTQQNNLRTHQRIHTGDKPFTCDQCGAAFTSSSDLRTHQRIHTGDKPFRCDQCGAAFTTSGSLITHQRIHTGEKPFRCDQCGAAFTTSGSLITHQRIHTGEKPFRCDQCGAAFTTSSDLKIHQRIHTGDKPFRCDQCGAAFTTSGSLITHQRIHTGEKPFRCDQCGAAFTTSGSLITHQRVHTGDKPFRCDQCGAAFTKSSNLKTHQRIHTGEKPFRCDQCGTAFTRSSILKIHQRIHTGDKPFRCEQCEAAYTTSSQLKKHQPTHTSDKL from the coding sequence ATgactcacactggagataaaccgttcacttgtgatcagtgtggagcagcttttacccaacaaagtactctaaggactcaccaacgtattcacactggagataaaccgttcacttgtgatcagtgtggagcagcttttacccaacaaaataatctaaggactcaccaacgtattcacactggagataaaccgttcacttgtgatcagtgtggagcagcttttaccagctCAAGtgatctaaggactcaccaacgtattcacactggagataaaccgtttaggtgtgatcagtgtggagcagcttttaccacatcaggtagtCTAAttactcaccaacgtattcacactggagaaaaaccgtttagatgtgatcagtgtggagcagcttttaccacatcaggtagtCTAAttactcaccaacgtattcacactggagaaaaaccatttaggtgtgatcagtgtggagcagcttttaccacatctagtgatctaaagattcaccaacgtattcacactggagataaaccgtttagatgtgatcagtgtggagcagcttttaccacatcaggtagtCTAAttactcaccaacgtattcacactggagaaaaaccgtttagatgtgatcagtgtggagcagcttttaccacatcaggtagtCTAATTactcaccaacgtgttcacactggagataaaccgtttaggtgtgatcagtgtggagcagcttttaccaaatCAAGTAATCTAaagactcaccaacgtattcacactggagaaaaaccgtttagatgtgatcagtgtggaacaGCTTTTACCAGATCAAGTattctaaagattcaccaacgtattcacactggagataaaccgttcagatgtgaacagTGTGAGGCAGCTTATACCACATCAAGTCAGCTAAAGAAGCACCAACCTACTCACACGAGTGATAAACTCTAA